Genomic DNA from Pelosinus sp. UFO1:
GCTACATTATAAGTACCGGCTTTAGCGTCAATACTTGTTGCATAAAATCCATCAAGTATTGTATCACGCATGATGAAGTCACCTTTAGCAGTTTTCGCAAAATCACCACTAACCGTTGGCAATTCCTTATCTGACAGCAATTTATAGCTGCTGCTGTCTTTGATTTTATGGGTTGTGTCATTATAATAGAATGTCACCGCTTGCGGTTTCACCAATGTTAACTGCAAATTAGCCCCGTCGGCATTGCCACCTAAACCATAGTTTTCATTCCAACTTCCATTGACAGCAATTTTGTAACTATAAGACCCCGCTGGCAGATTGGCTGTATAGCTATAAAATCCATGGCCTAGATCTGTCATCTGCGTTTTCATATCCGATGGATCCCAATCTTTCATTGCGCCGAGTTGACGCTGCAGATTACCAGCAATCATTATTTTGCGCTCTTGCACAGCTGCCGCTACAGTTTCTTTTATCGCTGCTTCCTGCTCTGCTGCCATCCCCTCATAAGTATACGTAGCAAGATGGGTAGCCGCATCATAATCAAACGTCACTTCATGCGCGGCTTTGAGGTGCATGGCGATATTTGCTCCATTCAGCTGACCTTTGTCGCCGTAATTTTCATTCCAACTGCCGCCAACTGCAATCTTAAACTCATAATTTCCTGCGGGGAGCTTGCCTTTGAGCTGATATTTCCCGTTGCCAAGATCTTTCATCATCGTTTTGTGGTCACTCGGATCCCATTCCTTACTACCACCTAACTCGTCTTGCAAACTGCCGGTAAGGATAACCACTTGCCCAACTGCCTGCGCTGCTTCTGCTCTTGCTATAAAGGTCGTTGCCGTTGCAGCCGGTGCCAGCAGCGGAGCCGCAAACATGCCAAATGAACCTGCTAATACAACAGCACGCACTAGATTTTTTTTATGTATCATGGATCTTTCCTCCTCTACATGTTGATAAAAACATCTACGTTATTAGAAATGATAATCGAGTTGCGTACGAATGATTTTTCTGTCTGATTCGCCATCGGCTGCTGCTACACTTGTACCTTCTTTTACTTTAGCATACATCGTTGACCATTCTACATTCTGCCAAGGAACATAATTTATGCCTACATACCAGCCTTTATTACCATTCGAGTATGAAGGTCCGCGTGTTGTCCATTCATCATCATGACCAAAGTCACCAGTTGCACCCATATCGACATATTTTGCATACATACCGAAGGAACCCACATTACTAGTATTCGTCCCCTTATAATCCAAGCGATAAGCAAAGTCACGGTCAAGATCGCTTTTATCTTTCCAGTAACCGCCGCCTTGATCCGCATTGGTCTTTACATAGGAAGCTGTTGCTGTCAAAGTTGGCGTCAAATGTGCTCGGAGGTCTATCGAATACGCCATATCCGCCCCTGTCCAGTAATCTTCTTTATTATTTACGATTTTAGCATAAGCCACATTGGCATCCACTGTCTTCGTCAGTTTGCCGAATATGTTTCCAGCAGCCATGGTGTACTTGGCGCCATCCCAAGTTGGTGACCAAACGAGTCCACTGATCATCCAATCTTTGCTTACTGGGTGATAGAACGCTGCACCATCGGCTGGATTACCCCATAACAGATTCTGATAACCAATTCCATTCCACTTTCTACCAGCATTGACATACCAGTTGCCTGCAATCGTACCTTCTACCCACACATTGGAAACGGAACCGTTGTGATCCTGGTCATTAGCTGAGTTATCCTTCCCGGCATGTGTATGCGCAACTTTTGACCATTTTCCACCAGTTGCAGTTCCATCTGACACCCATTTATTTTCATAAACAGGCTCACTGGATTTATACTGCGCATTTTTTTCAATAGTAAATCTGGCCCGCCACATATCAGATACTTTCATTTCACCTTCCAAATCCATGTAAAAACGGTTATTATAGTTCATGTTTTTTCCGTCATCACTGCCTGCTTGCACCCTTGTTAAACCAGATATTTTAAATTTATCGACAAGCGCATTTGTAGCATTGACTTTTTTATCTAAAGCATCAACTTTCTTATTGAGTGCTTCAAGTTCATTGCCATATTCTTTTTCTAGCTTTTCCACTAGTGCTTGATCGCCGAGCGAGCCGGATTTTACTTTGTCCATCGCCTTGGCAACAATGGTCGCCATTTCATAACGACTCATCATACGGTTTCCTTCGAACTTACTATCTCCATAACCTTCAATAATACCGTCTTTAGCTAATTCGTCAAGTGCTGCATAACTCCAGTGATTCTTCGGTACATCGGAAAAACTGTCTGCAGATGCCGCAAACGCTGTTGTCGATGCTCCCAATGCCAAAGTAATTGCCAATGTAGTTAAACTTTTTTTCATTTTATGTCAACTTCCTTTACTTTTTTTTAGAGATATAATTCCAATGTTCTAAATGTTCTATAAATTATTTTGTAGCATACTGCCAACCGAAGAAAAACTCTGTTTCGCATCTCTTCTTATAACTTCTCTTGCTGATTCTACAGCATAGCCATCAAACCTATGTATCATTGGTAAATCATTGATTTCGTCACCAATAACATACACCTCTGCATCCTGCCATGCTTTTAGTTCTAATAATTTTTCAATTCCCTTACTTTTGTCGATGCCAATTGGAGTAATATCTACGCTACCACGGTTCTGGCAAGCATACACTGTATCACCAAACAGTAGGTTGATTTGCCGGGCAGCTTCCGCTGCCCCATCCAGACTAGCAAACCCCAATGCAATTTGATGTACCCGACTAAGTTCATTGATTTCAGCAACTTCTATTATCTTTAATAAAAATTGCCATTGTTTTGCCTCACGGACCATCCAAGACCCTTCCCTTTCGCGATAAATACAACTGCTCTCTGCCTGAGAAAATGCAACATGCAGGCTATCTGCCACGCAGGGATGTGTCGCTACTACATAGAGTGCTTGCTCTGGAATCTCAGCTTGATAAAGCACTTTACCATTTTCACCGAAAATGATCGCACCATTATTGCATATTGCAAAATCATAATCTATGCCAAAATATTCTAGCTGTGGAACTAACATGCCGTAATCGCGTCCTGTGACTACGCCAAACTTATTACCAGCTGCCCGCCATAGACGAACCCCCTCTACATTTTCTGGACAAATTCCATTATCGATAAACAGCGTTCCATCAAAATCACTGGCTGCAACCTTCAAAGGGATTCCTCCCTTCGCAGAGATATACCCTAGCTTCATAGGCACGCAGAACCAGATTTGGCGCATCTCTATAATTGCTGATCAGCAGTTTTCCATTGTCTTCAATTTCAGTCAAGTTGCACGCTTTTTCTCGTCCAGAAAAATTACAAAGAATGATCATTTTGTTTTTATCCAACACACGCCTATAAGCAAAAATCTGTTCATCCGCTTCCAACAGTTCTTCATAACTGCCAATGAGCAAGATATCATATTCTTGACGTAGCTTTGCCAGACGGTGATAATACCGCAATACAGAACCTTCATCCTGTAACTCTTGCTTGGCATTTAACTCATCATAATTTTCATTGACCGGCAGCCATGGCTCACCGCTCGTAAAACCAGCGTGTTTTTCACTAGTCCACTGCATAGGCGTTCGCGCATTATCTCTGCTGTAATTCCAGACAAATTCTAGTGCTTGTTGCCTGGAGAATCCCTCCTGCAAAGCAATTTCATATTGTCCTTTAGAAGCGATATCGTCATAACATTCAATGGAAGACAACTTGATATTTGTCATGCCCAGTTCTTCGCCTTCATAGATAAACGGTGTTCCTTTCAAGGTAAATAACACAGTGGCCAATACTTTTGCCACTAGCTTTTGATCTGCATGATATGGAAAAAATTTATTCACTGAGCGCGGCTGGTCATGATTTTCAAAAAATGCTGGATACCAACCGTTTTCTGACGTTGCCCGCTGGCTATTGCTGAGCGCCTTTTTGAGCTTTGTTAACTTCCAGTCAACTGGACGACACCAAAGACTGGATGCTTCCATATCTAGGTCCATATGACTAAACTCAAGTAGCATATCAAAGGCACCATTCCTGCCTACCCATTGTGGCAACTCTTCAGTTGATACGCCATTTGCTTCTGCCACCGTAAATATATCTTTTCCTGCAAAAACCTCCCGCTTAAACTCATGTAAAAATTCCAATATACCGGGCTGATTCGCT
This window encodes:
- a CDS encoding alpha-glucosidase — its product is MDNLKWWQKTLVYQIYPKSFCDSSGDGSGDLNGITEKLDYIRDLGVGAIWLTPVYVSPMVDNGYDIADYRNIAPEYGTMTDMEKLIGEAKKRGIRIVMDLVFNHTSDQHSWFKESRVDHGNCKRDWYIWRDARPDGAPPTNWRGIFGGSAWTFDEATKQYYLHTFAKEQPDLNWENPEVRNVLYEIANFWLDKGVGGFRIDAITYIKKPEEFKDLPADGPDGMSNVHVATANQPGILEFLHEFKREVFAGKDIFTVAEANGVSTEELPQWVGRNGAFDMLLEFSHMDLDMEASSLWCRPVDWKLTKLKKALSNSQRATSENGWYPAFFENHDQPRSVNKFFPYHADQKLVAKVLATVLFTLKGTPFIYEGEELGMTNIKLSSIECYDDIASKGQYEIALQEGFSRQQALEFVWNYSRDNARTPMQWTSEKHAGFTSGEPWLPVNENYDELNAKQELQDEGSVLRYYHRLAKLRQEYDILLIGSYEELLEADEQIFAYRRVLDKNKMIILCNFSGREKACNLTEIEDNGKLLISNYRDAPNLVLRAYEARVYLCEGRNPFEGCSQ
- a CDS encoding HAD-IIB family hydrolase; protein product: MKVAASDFDGTLFIDNGICPENVEGVRLWRAAGNKFGVVTGRDYGMLVPQLEYFGIDYDFAICNNGAIIFGENGKVLYQAEIPEQALYVVATHPCVADSLHVAFSQAESSCIYREREGSWMVREAKQWQFLLKIIEVAEINELSRVHQIALGFASLDGAAEAARQINLLFGDTVYACQNRGSVDITPIGIDKSKGIEKLLELKAWQDAEVYVIGDEINDLPMIHRFDGYAVESAREVIRRDAKQSFSSVGSMLQNNL
- a CDS encoding S-layer homology domain-containing protein, translated to MGASTTAFAASADSFSDVPKNHWSYAALDELAKDGIIEGYGDSKFEGNRMMSRYEMATIVAKAMDKVKSGSLGDQALVEKLEKEYGNELEALNKKVDALDKKVNATNALVDKFKISGLTRVQAGSDDGKNMNYNNRFYMDLEGEMKVSDMWRARFTIEKNAQYKSSEPVYENKWVSDGTATGGKWSKVAHTHAGKDNSANDQDHNGSVSNVWVEGTIAGNWYVNAGRKWNGIGYQNLLWGNPADGAAFYHPVSKDWMISGLVWSPTWDGAKYTMAAGNIFGKLTKTVDANVAYAKIVNNKEDYWTGADMAYSIDLRAHLTPTLTATASYVKTNADQGGGYWKDKSDLDRDFAYRLDYKGTNTSNVGSFGMYAKYVDMGATGDFGHDDEWTTRGPSYSNGNKGWYVGINYVPWQNVEWSTMYAKVKEGTSVAAADGESDRKIIRTQLDYHF